Sequence from the Candidatus Paceibacterota bacterium genome:
ACTGAGGCGTTGCCAAACGCCACTTTTCGAGTTCAACTGGATAACAGCGAGGAAGTAATTTTGGCTCATCTGTCCGGCAAGATGAGGATGTACAGGATAAAAGTTCTTGTTGGAGACAAAGTAAAATTAGAAATGAGCCCTTATGGCGAAAGAGGAAGAATAGTAAAGAGATTTTAACGAGCATGAAAGTAAGGTCTTCAGTAAAAAAAATATGTAAAGACTGTAAATCGATCAAAAGAAGAGGTCGAATTTTTGTCATCTGCAAAAACCCGAAACACAAGCAAAGACAAGGTTAAATTTATAAAATTATGCGTATTTCCGGAACAAATATACCAGATAACAAACGGCTTGACGTGGCTTTGTCGTATTTGTTCGGTATTGGCAAAAGTTCCGCCCAGAAAATTTTGAAGGAAGCGGGCGTTCTTCCAACCGCAAAAGCGAAAGATCTTTCCGCCGAAGAGTCGAATAAAATTAGAGAACTTTCTGAAAAAACAAAGATAGAAGCCGAATTAAGAAGAGAAATTTCCGCGAATATAAAACGCCTTAAGGATATAAAATGTTATCGGGGATCCAGACACGCCCGCAACCTTCCTGTTCGCGGACAAAACACGAAAACTAATTCCAGAACAGTGAGACCTTATCGCGGAAGAAAGACGATGACAAGTGGGAGAAGAAAACTTGAAAAGAAATAATTCGACTTGTCTGCCGATGGGCGGGAAAATTCACTATAAATAAAAAATGGGAAAAAAACGCATTATAAAAGAAAAAGGAGGGGGCGCCAGCGCTGAAATGAGAGCGAGGGCTTATAGCAAAATACCGAAGAAAAA
This genomic interval carries:
- the infA gene encoding translation initiation factor IF-1 gives rise to the protein MQKEAIKTVDGTVTEALPNATFRVQLDNSEEVILAHLSGKMRMYRIKVLVGDKVKLEMSPYGERGRIVKRF
- the rpsM gene encoding 30S ribosomal protein S13, producing MMRISGTNIPDNKRLDVALSYLFGIGKSSAQKILKEAGVLPTAKAKDLSAEESNKIRELSEKTKIEAELRREISANIKRLKDIKCYRGSRHARNLPVRGQNTKTNSRTVRPYRGRKTMTSGRRKLEKK
- the rpmJ gene encoding 50S ribosomal protein L36 is translated as MKVRSSVKKICKDCKSIKRRGRIFVICKNPKHKQRQG